In the genome of Maribacter forsetii DSM 18668, the window TTATTGCGTTATGGAATTCCAGATTTTAAGATGGAAAAGAATGTAATCGATAGACGTTTAGATGTTTTAAAGGAAGAAGGAATCACTTTCAAATGTGGAGTTCATATTGGTATAGATATTAAAGCTGATACACTTAAAGAAGAATATGACGCTATCGTATTAACGGGAGGTGCAACTATTAGAAGAAATTTACCTATTGAAGGCTCTGATTTAAAAGGTGTTGTTCAAGCAATGGATTTTCTAGGTCAAAATAACAGACGTGTAGACGGTATTACAGAATTAGGTGAAGAAATTAAAGCTACAGGTAAAGACGTGGTCGTTATTGGTGGTGGTGATACTGGTTCAGACTGTATAGGTACTTCTTTTCGTCATGGCGCAACATCAGTTTCTAATTTTGAAATTATGCCAATGTCAACTACTGAAAGACCAGAAGGTCAGCCTTGGCCTTTTTGGCCAATGAGACTAAGAACTAGTTCTTCTCATAAAGAAGGTGCTGAACGTTTCTTCAGTATTTCTACGAAGAAATTTCTTGGTGACGCTAATGGTAATTTAAAAGGATTGATAACTTCTGAAGTAGAATGGATTAAAACTCCGGGTCAACGCCCACAACTTAAAGAAGTACCTGGTACTGAAAAAGAATGGAAATGTGAACTGGCATTATTAGCTTTAGGCTTTACAGGTTCTGAAAATACCGTTGCTAGTCAGTTAGGTTTAGAAATGGATGCAAGAACAAATATCAAAGCATCTGAAAATGATTATAAAACAAATGTTGCAGGCGTATTTGCTGCTGGTGACCAAAGAAGAGGTCAATCTCTTATCGTCTGGGCAATATCCGAAGGTAGACAAGCTGCACATCATGTAGATAAATATTTAATGGGCGAAACTGCATTACCTCTTAAAGGCGAAGGAGATTTACCTAGAGTATAATAATACCTTATTACATCATAAAAGTCTACAACTATATATTACAGTTGTGGACTTTTTATTTTATGACAATACCTCTATCATATACAATCATCACTAGTATATTTTAACCTCATTTACCGTATACTTTACTTTGGTTTTAAACTACCATTAAATTCTTCCCAATCTGTTATATCTATATCCTTTTATCTAAGATATTTCAACTGTTCAAAACAACGCATTCCATATTCGACTCAGATAAAATTTTAAGGTCATTAGATAGAGATAAGATTAATTTC includes:
- a CDS encoding glutamate synthase subunit beta; its protein translation is MGKITGFLEFDRKIEAYEPVEERLKDYKEFTVPLPEKELKEQGARCMDCGIPFCHSGCPLGNLIPDFNDAVYRGKWEKASEILHSTNNFPEFTGRLCPAPCEEACVLGINEDPVTIENIEKNIVETAFKKGWITAKPPLNKTGKKVAVVGSGPAGLATAQQLNRAGHDVTVFERDEKPGGLLRYGIPDFKMEKNVIDRRLDVLKEEGITFKCGVHIGIDIKADTLKEEYDAIVLTGGATIRRNLPIEGSDLKGVVQAMDFLGQNNRRVDGITELGEEIKATGKDVVVIGGGDTGSDCIGTSFRHGATSVSNFEIMPMSTTERPEGQPWPFWPMRLRTSSSHKEGAERFFSISTKKFLGDANGNLKGLITSEVEWIKTPGQRPQLKEVPGTEKEWKCELALLALGFTGSENTVASQLGLEMDARTNIKASENDYKTNVAGVFAAGDQRRGQSLIVWAISEGRQAAHHVDKYLMGETALPLKGEGDLPRV